The proteins below are encoded in one region of Helianthus annuus cultivar XRQ/B chromosome 2, HanXRQr2.0-SUNRISE, whole genome shotgun sequence:
- the LOC110891257 gene encoding uncharacterized protein LOC110891257, which produces MDKMLEDGPWMIRNVPIILKMWSASIKLEKEDIKAIPVWVKMHDVPLTAYTEDGLSLIASKIGVPKMLDTYTATMCAESWGRSSYARALIEVQAGAELKRSVTVAIPSLDGNGYSKVEVKIEYDWELLRCLSCCVFGHDDSSCPKNPQVVPNGDYGKNGDDFQVVGAKKKKATTQGLHIKNQKPKVVYRPVAKPKPNSAVKNSNQVSTSNPFDSLKDDDGNGTMVGRVAGNQGGTTVGRVEKKPSRDRQESDEEEVEEVYNETSAFMTSEILLLLWIADLHQGFSKINSLSVSV; this is translated from the exons ATGGATAAAATGTTAGAGGATGGGCCATGGATGATAAGAAATGTTCCGATTATCTTGAAGATGTGGTCGGCCTCTATCAAACTAGAAAAAGAGGATATTAAAGCTATTCCGGTGTGGGTAAAGATGCACGATGTGCCGCTAACAGCTTATACCGAGGATGGTCTTAGTTTGATTGCATCAAAGATAGGGGTGCCTAAGATGTTGGATACGTATACTGCTACGATGTGTGCTGAATCTTGGGGAAGAAGTAGTTACGCTAGAGCTCTTATTGAAGTGCAGGCGGGGGCTGAATTAAAAAGAAGTGTCACTGTTGCCATTCCATCTTTAGATGGTAATGGTTATTCTAAGGTGGAAGTCAaaattgaatatgattgggagctTTTAAGGTGTTTGTCTTGCTGCGTTTTTGGTCATGATGATAGTTCGTGCCCAAAGAACCCTCAGGTTGTTCCGAATGGGGATTATGGAAAAAAtggtgatgattttcaggttgtgggtGCTAAAAAGAAGAAAGCTACTACTCAAGGGCTtcatataaaaaatcaaaaacctaaGGTAGTCTATCGTCCAGTTGCCAAACCTAAACCGAATTCGGCTGTGAAAAATTCGAATCAGGTTTCAACGTCGAACCCTTTTGATAGTCTTAAAGATGACGATGGTAATGGTACCATGGTGGGTCGAGTGgctggtaatcagggaggtaccaCCGTGGGTCGGGTTGAGAAGAAACCTTCGAGGGACAGGCAAgaatcggatgaggaggaggtcgAAGAAGTCTACAACGAAACTAGTGCATtcatgacatcgg aAATCTTATTACTTCTTTGGATTGCCGATTTGCATCAGGGTTTCAGCAAGATCAACTCATTGTCCGTTTCAGTTTAG